The sequence AGTGGTACTCGACAGAGAGCAAGGGGGAAAACAACTGTTAGAAAGTAAAGGATACAGGGTACATACTCTTTTCAATATTTCTGAAGTGTGCGAGATTCTTCAGGAGACTGGGGAATTATCTGACGAAGAAGTGAAGAGAATTCAGGACTTTTTACAGGGTAACCACATTCAGTTTGAAGAAGAAACCAGAACTTCTTATGAACAAAAACTAAGCAGTACCCAACATTCTGTTTCAAAAAAATTATTGGAAACAGCATTGACAAAAAAGTCTAACCTAATTGCTTCTGCAGATGTTACAACCACTCAGGAGTTATTAGATTTTGCAGAAAAAGTTGGACCTCATATTATTGCTTTAAAGACACACATCGATATTATTTCTGATTTTGAATATGAAAAAACGATCACTCCTTTAAAAGCAATCGCTTCAAAACATCAGTTCTTATTGATGGAAGACAGAAAATTTGCAGACATTGGAAATACACAAGAATTACAATTTACAAGCGGAGTTTTCAAAATTACAGATTGGGCAGATTTTGTAACATCCCAGGTTATTGGTGGTTTTGAATCTTTAGACTGCTTTAAAAATGTAGGAGTGGTAGCCATCGTTGGAATGTCTTCAAAAGGAGCTTTAACAACAACTAGCTATCGTGAAGAAGCATTAAAAGTAGCGTTATCTCATCCTAATGTAATTGGAGGAGTTTCTCAGAATAAAATCCCTGAAGACCTATTGCTATTCACTCCAGGTGTAAATCTTGCAGATTCTGGAGATGGAAAAGGCCAACAGTACAATACTCCGGAACATGTTTTCAAAACCCTGCACACAGATTTCATTATTGTAGGAAGAGGAATCTATAAATCTGAAGACCCGGAAGCAGCAGCAGTTACTTATAAAAATGAAGGTTGGAATGCCTATATTAATTCTTTGGAAAAAAAAGCAATTCAGAACTAAAATCCTATAAAGTATATACAAAATAAGCTATATTTGAGCTTTATCACGGATATTTGAAAAAGATCAGCATTTGCCTTATTTTGTTTTGTGGAGTTATACACGTTTCTGCACAAAAAGACAGTATATACATTGGAGCAAAACTTTCTCCTGACAGGAAAACCCTTGAGGTGAATCAGGAGATTGTTTATTACAATCATTCTGAAAAAGACCTGCAGACTATAAAACTTCTGAACTGGATTTCTGCTTATAACAAACGCGGAACATCCTTAGTCTACAGAAAACTGGAAGACCGAAATAACGATTTGCATTTTGCAAAAGACCATGAACTGGGAAAACTTCTTGAACTTAATATTAAAGATTCAGGAAACCAAGAAATACCCGTCAATACAATTTCAGATGAAAATCTTTTTCTTCCTCTTAAACAGGCATTAAAACCAGGTGAACATATCACCTTGCAGTTACACTACCGTTTGCAGCTTCCCGATAAGAAGTTTACGGAATATGGAACATCCGGTCAGAATACTGCCTTAAAATATTTCTTTATTGTTCCGGATCATTTTGATCCGGACAATATTTCTGAAAGAAAATATCATGATATTGAAGAACCGGTAAGTTTCAATACTTTCTGGACCGTCAATTTTGATATTCCTGTGAACAGTTTCATAGAAAGTAATCTGCCACAGATTCAAATGAATTCTTTTCAGGGATACCTGAATTCAGATCCTGAATTTTTAGTTTCTCCCAATATATACCCTATCATAAAAACCAATATTGATGGTACAGATACCGAAATAAAATTTGGCTATAATATCAAACCTGATGAGAAACAAAATCTGGAGTTTTACTTGCCCCTTCATTTAAAATTTCTCAAGGAAAAAATAGGGTCTCTCCCAAAAAGCATATTTATTTCAGATAAGTTCAGAGCAAAAGAAGATTTCTTTGGGAATAATGATATTACTTTCTGGAAGTTCAGATTCCCTTTATTTACAGATGCTGAAAAAACTGATCTTGATTACTTTGGAATCATTACCAAAAAAGTTCTAGATGAAAAGGTCATTGCTGATAAACAAGAAGACCATTGGTTCAAAAATGGTCTAAAATCCTATCTTGAAATCCAGTATCTGAAAAAATTCTATAAAGATACCAAGCTTTTAGGGATGCTACCAGAAGCCAAAATTTTTGGTATCAAACCTCTAAAATTATTCCATGCATCTAAGGTAAAACTTCTGGACCGTTATGGATTGTCTTACCAATATATCATGCTCCAGAATCTGGATCAGAAAATTGATGAGGATTTTACAAGTCTAAGTAACTTTAATGATATGGCTATTAGTAGTTTTGAGACAGGAAGCCTGTTCAATTATTCTGCTGATAAAATGGGTGATGAGACTTTCAATGCTCTTGTAAAAGATTATCTTTCAAAAAATTCAGGAAATAAGATTAATCCGGATGATTTTCTGAAAGAGCTATCAGATAAAGAAAAATCGGCCCATTACCTTGAAAGTTTCTTTAAACAGAAGAACAGGGTTAACTTTAAGCTGAAACATATTAAAAAAGAGAATGATTCTTTACATATTAAAATTGCAAAAAATACAGATGCATCTATTCCTGTAAAGCTTGAAACCGAAACCAAGGCTGGCGAAAGAAAATCTTATTGGATAGAAACAGAAGAAAATGAGAGATTAAAAGAGATTTCTCTTCCTGCATCAGATAATATTTATAAAGTCACCTTAAATAATGATTACATTTTCCCAGAGGCCAGCTATCGGGATAATTTTCTATATGCCAAAGGATTGTTTTTAAATACAAAAAAGATTAAGTTTAAACTCATAAAGGATATCCCGAATCCTGAATATAACGAAATCTATGTAAGTCCGAGAGTTCGATTCAATAATACTTATGATAAATTTTTGTTAGGGGCTAACTTTAAAAACCAGTCATTTTTTGACCAGAAATTTCTCTATTCATTTACTCCAACATACAGTACCGGAACAGGAAAACTAACCGGTTCAGGAGGAATATCTTACTCCTTCCTGCCAGCTGAAAGCATGTTTAGAAGTATTACATTTGGAGCTTCGGGATCTTATTTCCATTATGATTATAACTTAGCATACACAAAGGGGTCCGTATTTTCAACGCTCAACTTTAGAAAAAACCCAAGAAGTACAGTAAGCAGAAGTGTTGGGGCTTCTTATAATTATTTTGAAAGAGATCTTAGTCCTGCTATGATTGCCAATGACGATTATAAAAAATATAACCTTTGGGGATTAGGATATAGCTACAGTGATAGCCAGATGATCCATGAGAAAAGCTTCAGTCTAAGTGCACAAGGTATGGAAGATTTCAATAAGATTACTGCTGAAGGATTCTACAGATGGGAATTTGCTCCAAGACAAAAGCTGAGTGTCCGTTTATTTGCCGGATATTTCCTCAGAAATGACACGCGTAATGATTTATTCAACTATGGAATTTCAAGAGTATCAAACTATACCTTCTCTTACAATCTTTTAGGAGAGAGTGCGAGCAGCGGTCTTCTTTCACAACAGTTTATCCTTGCTGATGGCGGATTTAAATCATTTCTTCCGGGAACAGTTAATCAGTGGATCACTTCTGTGAATATAGATTCAAGTATATGGAAAATATTCCATGTGTATGCCGATGCCGGAATATATAAAAACAAAAATTTCCCTACAAAGTTTATCTGGGACAGTGGAGTTAAGGTAAGAATCATTCCGGATTTCCTGGAAATTTACTTTCCGATACAATCTTCATTGGGATTTGAACCCGGATTTAAAGATTATGCTAAACGTATAAGATATACGCTAGTTCTTAATCTGGGAGCTGTCATTAATGCAGCAAGAAGAGGTTGGTATTAAAAAAGAAACAGCTTATCACTAAGCTGTTCCTATCAAAAAATATTGAAAAACTAATCTTTTATAATTTTTTGTGAAACGGGAGCGTTGTTCACTGTTCCTGTTATAAAATAAGTTCCTTTAGGAAGTTCTGTAATGTCTATATTCTGAGCAAATTTCGTTGGAGATTTTTTTACAACCTGTCTGAAGGTATCGTATACCTTTACATCTTTGATCTGCATTCCGAAAAGCACATTACCATCCTTAACAAATGGATTCTGAACAAAGCCTGCTCTTGCCGCTCCTTCCGCAGAAAAATCTGCCATATTATCGTTGTTACTCTCTAAAGTCCTTCTGATTGAAGTTGAAGCTGTAGGAGAAGGAGCCGGCCCATCACCTTTAAACTGGTCTGCATTGGCACCATACCCTACAAAATCTAAAACATTGGAAGAAACCGGGCTCATCACCTGTACAATATTTCCTGCCAATACTAACTTTCCGGATGCTCCTGAAATTCTTATCCCAACAGATTTATTGGGTGTACCATCAAAATTCGTAACGGTTGTCGCAATAAAATCAGGTGTTGGCAACGCTTCTACTCCTCCATCTACTGCTGCTTCCTGGATCAGATAGGTTTCTTCTGGTCCCAAAGTAAAATCTGGCAATGTATGATATTCTGTAAAAGCCCCAATTGCGGGTGCGTATTGAATGCTGGCCCCCGTTAAAGAAGCCAGTGTAGTTCCTATATTTTTCAGGACGATATAGTTATTTTTGAAAACCGCTCCTGAATTACCATTCCCTCCATAAATCTCATTGATCACAATCTGGGCGTTCATAAAAGCAGTCATCAAAGTTAGACTAGCAATAGTAAAGATTTTTTTCATTACAATAATTTTAGGAATAGAGTTATCATAAAAATATCAAAAACAACACCATTTAATTGGAAATTTACAAAAATTCTATCATAAATCTATTGTATTCTTACTAACAAATTTTAAATAAATATGCATAAAAAAATCCGGCCATTTCTTCGAAATGGCCGGATTCTATTTTTAATCTAAAACTATAAATTAGTCTTTTAGGATTTTTTGAGATACTGCTTCCTTATTTACTGTACCCGTTACGATATAGTTACCTTTTGTTAACTCAGCAACATTTACAGTTCCGTTTTCTTTTACAGAAGCTTCTTTTACGATCTGCCCAAACATATTGTAAACTTTCACATCTTTCACATCTGCTCCGAAAGTAATTTCGTTATTTTTTACGAAAGTATTTTTTACGAAACTTGCAGTCTTCGTTTTGTTAGTATCTGAAACAGCTAGAGATCCTGTAGCAACTGTTTTGATAACGATATTATCTAAATAAGCTCTAAGAGAAGTAGTTGGAGTTTCAAATGTAACTGTTGAGTTTGCCTGACCACCAGTAAACGTTACTGTCTTTGATTCCGGAGTACCACTCATTACAGCAGCATAAGATACGGTTTGGTTTGCCAAATTTGTTACTTTTACAACAATAGTACTTGGAGTACCTGTCCAACCCTTAACATCAAAAGTGACTACTACATTTCCTCCATCAGTTGACAAATCCAGAGTTTTTGAAGTCATAGTTCCGATAACAGAACTTGTTCCTAATTTCGCCATACCTCCTGCACTGTATACTTTAGCTCCAGTAGGAAAGTTTGCTACAGGTGTTCCTGATGCGCTGTAAACATCTGTTGCATCAGGGGCATTAGTACCCGTTGAAGTTGTATTTCCACCTGCTGTGTAAGAAGCAAAATTCTCAGTTAAAACCACTGTTTGCTGAGCATTTGCCATAAAAGCAACAACAGCAATTCCACAAATTGTAAAGATCTTTTTCATAAAATAATTTTTTTTAAAAATTTATGTGGTAAAAATACTAAAAAACACCTATTCATTTGAAACAGCGGTATATATTTAACAATTAATTAAAATTACTTTTTCATAATCTTCTCAGAAATGGCTTTACCATTACTATTTCCTGTTACAAGATAAATCCCACTCTGTAGATTTTCTACATTCACAGATTCATTTTCAAAAACGGAGGCTGTTTTTACCAGTTCTCCGCTTATATTAAAAATCTTAATCTCAGATTTTGTTCCAAAGTAAATTTCATTTTCTACAAAAGTATTTTTAACAAATATATTTTTAGACTTTATTATTTCTGAAGTAGCTAGTGAACCCGAAATACCTTCTACTTTTATATCATCTATTCTATAGTTTCCTGAATTGCTTGTTACTGAAAACCATCTAAGACTTAAAGTGGCAGCATTTCCTGCTCCAGCGGGAAGTTGAATAGGCACTCCATTATTTATAAGAGACCAGGTAGTAGCTTTTTTATTATAACTATAAGCGACATCATTCCATGTAGTCCCATCTGTACTCCATTGAAAAACAATATCCTGATTAAAGGCAGCAGCTCCCAGCCCACCCCATATGATGGAAATATTAGTATAGCCAATTGTTGCTAAATTAGAATATGTTAAGGTATGAGTAATATTATTGGGCCCCTGGCCAACGAATACAACATTCATTCCTCCTGAAGCTCCGGGATATTTAGTTGTTGACGCACTAGAGCTATTTGATTTCCAGCCATTGATTGTATTAGTACTTG is a genomic window of Chryseobacterium nakagawai containing:
- a CDS encoding T9SS type A sorting domain-containing protein translates to MKKIFTICGIAVVAFMANAQQTVVLTENFASYTAGGNTTSTGTNAPDATDVYSASGTPVANFPTGAKVYSAGGMAKLGTSSVIGTMTSKTLDLSTDGGNVVVTFDVKGWTGTPSTIVVKVTNLANQTVSYAAVMSGTPESKTVTFTGGQANSTVTFETPTTSLRAYLDNIVIKTVATGSLAVSDTNKTKTASFVKNTFVKNNEITFGADVKDVKVYNMFGQIVKEASVKENGTVNVAELTKGNYIVTGTVNKEAVSQKILKD
- a CDS encoding gluzincin family metallopeptidase; the protein is MKKISICLILFCGVIHVSAQKDSIYIGAKLSPDRKTLEVNQEIVYYNHSEKDLQTIKLLNWISAYNKRGTSLVYRKLEDRNNDLHFAKDHELGKLLELNIKDSGNQEIPVNTISDENLFLPLKQALKPGEHITLQLHYRLQLPDKKFTEYGTSGQNTALKYFFIVPDHFDPDNISERKYHDIEEPVSFNTFWTVNFDIPVNSFIESNLPQIQMNSFQGYLNSDPEFLVSPNIYPIIKTNIDGTDTEIKFGYNIKPDEKQNLEFYLPLHLKFLKEKIGSLPKSIFISDKFRAKEDFFGNNDITFWKFRFPLFTDAEKTDLDYFGIITKKVLDEKVIADKQEDHWFKNGLKSYLEIQYLKKFYKDTKLLGMLPEAKIFGIKPLKLFHASKVKLLDRYGLSYQYIMLQNLDQKIDEDFTSLSNFNDMAISSFETGSLFNYSADKMGDETFNALVKDYLSKNSGNKINPDDFLKELSDKEKSAHYLESFFKQKNRVNFKLKHIKKENDSLHIKIAKNTDASIPVKLETETKAGERKSYWIETEENERLKEISLPASDNIYKVTLNNDYIFPEASYRDNFLYAKGLFLNTKKIKFKLIKDIPNPEYNEIYVSPRVRFNNTYDKFLLGANFKNQSFFDQKFLYSFTPTYSTGTGKLTGSGGISYSFLPAESMFRSITFGASGSYFHYDYNLAYTKGSVFSTLNFRKNPRSTVSRSVGASYNYFERDLSPAMIANDDYKKYNLWGLGYSYSDSQMIHEKSFSLSAQGMEDFNKITAEGFYRWEFAPRQKLSVRLFAGYFLRNDTRNDLFNYGISRVSNYTFSYNLLGESASSGLLSQQFILADGGFKSFLPGTVNQWITSVNIDSSIWKIFHVYADAGIYKNKNFPTKFIWDSGVKVRIIPDFLEIYFPIQSSLGFEPGFKDYAKRIRYTLVLNLGAVINAARRGWY
- a CDS encoding T9SS type A sorting domain-containing protein; the encoded protein is MKKLYSLLATAMLAITAFGQTTLLSESFGTTAILPTGWSSTNTINGWKSNSSSASTTKYPGASGGMNVVFVGQGPNNITHTLTYSNLATIGYTNISIIWGGLGAAAFNQDIVFQWSTDGTTWNDVAYSYNKKATTWSLINNGVPIQLPAGAGNAATLSLRWFSVTSNSGNYRIDDIKVEGISGSLATSEIIKSKNIFVKNTFVENEIYFGTKSEIKIFNISGELVKTASVFENESVNVENLQSGIYLVTGNSNGKAISEKIMKK
- the pyrF gene encoding orotidine-5'-phosphate decarboxylase: MESKKEFFLECYKLGIIKFGRFTLKSGIESPFYVDLRPLASDPKILKNLANYLLEMLPLDNFDLICGVPYAALPMATAMSLESYIPLIIKRKEAKSYGTKKLIEGIYQKGQNCLLVEDVITSGKSLVETIAEVEQEDLKVADIVVVLDREQGGKQLLESKGYRVHTLFNISEVCEILQETGELSDEEVKRIQDFLQGNHIQFEEETRTSYEQKLSSTQHSVSKKLLETALTKKSNLIASADVTTTQELLDFAEKVGPHIIALKTHIDIISDFEYEKTITPLKAIASKHQFLLMEDRKFADIGNTQELQFTSGVFKITDWADFVTSQVIGGFESLDCFKNVGVVAIVGMSSKGALTTTSYREEALKVALSHPNVIGGVSQNKIPEDLLLFTPGVNLADSGDGKGQQYNTPEHVFKTLHTDFIIVGRGIYKSEDPEAAAVTYKNEGWNAYINSLEKKAIQN
- a CDS encoding T9SS type A sorting domain-containing protein; this encodes MKKIFTIASLTLMTAFMNAQIVINEIYGGNGNSGAVFKNNYIVLKNIGTTLASLTGASIQYAPAIGAFTEYHTLPDFTLGPEETYLIQEAAVDGGVEALPTPDFIATTVTNFDGTPNKSVGIRISGASGKLVLAGNIVQVMSPVSSNVLDFVGYGANADQFKGDGPAPSPTASTSIRRTLESNNDNMADFSAEGAARAGFVQNPFVKDGNVLFGMQIKDVKVYDTFRQVVKKSPTKFAQNIDITELPKGTYFITGTVNNAPVSQKIIKD